From the genome of Tachypleus tridentatus isolate NWPU-2018 chromosome 6, ASM421037v1, whole genome shotgun sequence:
cagtttatttactgttttatcaaatataaacCAGAAACAATGCTaacttgtaaagaattttaaTACAGTTACtcaatgaaaaaattatatcacaaatataagaaattttTCCAGAGATCTAGAACATCGTGTAGTTCTTAAATGAGAACAGTTACAGCACAAATTGTACCATAGGAATGCACCATTAAAATGCTTGATGTCATTATCAAGTAAAACAATTGTAGCTCTGTATACTTCcttgtatatttttttcagttgaaGACATGGCATTAAATCATAGTTAATATCAGTGAACTGTCTTGCCAATGTGCTGTTACCTCTTATGAATTGGTAAACATTCTTAACTGATGTGtgtttctttcaaaataacatGCTTTTATTGATGATTCAAGTTAATTAATCAACTTTATCTGTTGTTCTGTTAATCATAGAGAAAgtatttaacagtaaatataaaagttCAGTGGAACTTGCTGTAGCCAGTATTAAAGTTTCAATTAGCTTGATCTTCATATTTGAGGTactcattttattaaaatgtggtttaaataacttgtattattgctgcttttatatttttaagacagAATTTGTAAGTTAATAGAAGTTTACAAAATAGCTTATAACCCATGTGAAGTAGTTTACATGAATCACTTTTATGGtagattatatatttcaaacagatTAGTTTTGGGGTCAAAATTTAAATTGGCAAAAATCATGCTTTTCTTTTAATTAAGTTGAAATCTATATTTTGTGAGTGATTACCTTAATTGAGTTGTATCCAGATCATAATGTAATAAtctgaatctttttttttaactaaagttaacaagtttaattcctatcaattatattttaagaatggtttgtttgattttaaggTTATATCTCATTTCAAAGAGGAACTTCCAGCACTCCAGAAGAAAAGATAAGCCATGAGATGGCAAATTTTCCAGAGTTGCCATCAGAAAATCACTATCATCAATATTCACACATGATGTTCAGTCCATTTTTACAAGaagaaatgaatgaaaatttGAGGAGACCTTACATGCAAGAGAAATATGTTGAAATGACCAATGAAATTTTAGAACCATATAAATTTTTTCTGGGAACTCACAACAGCAATGCTAGGaggtttgataactttgataatAATCATGTTGTTGGACAAATATCTATGAAGATTTATCCACCAAAACAAGTTCTTGAAGTTGAGGAGGAAAAATATCTTGATAAAACAGGTATCACATAGTTCACAAACACCTGtttttgtcttatattttataatatgggTAATTCAGTGTTACCACTTCACACTTTTAAAACTAATTCCCTTATAAGAAATTAATTGTTGTGGCTTACAAGGATTCATaacaacagacaaaaataaatttgGGTTTAAAGTTTGCAATGTTTGTTCAAAAAAatacagtatgtttgttttgtaattagttGAGTACTGATTATAAAATGTTATGGAATTGgagaaatatattttgctttaaaaataaaagtatgttattttaattgtaatacatgcaaatatttcataaaataaaatgaatttcatttttaGGCATGTTGGAGTCTAAAAGAAAAGACGTGGATAAAATACCTTCTAATATAGAAAATTGGGCCTATCTTTCCTCACAAGTTTCTGAGCTCCAGAACAATGAATTGAATGTTCCCCATAAACTCAAAGAATCTAACAAACTCCATGATTATGGCCCTGGTTacaaagaaactaaagcaaaatcTTCAGTTAGCGATATATACTTTGTAGGTAAGTTAGCAAGCAAGATaacctgaaaaaaaatattttaattttgtgtttttataattttaaaatatggtaaatatagaaatatatatctaTGTTTTGATAGTGACAGActgacagacacacacacacacacacacacacacacacacagacattcCCATATGGAAGGCATGAACTAACTTTGAAAAGAGCACAATACACATAAGTTTAtcagtttgaatatctaaataaatactgcataaatgcttatttttctttttaaataacttaatatcAGAATGAAATGGCTTTTACCTTTAAAGTAAACTTAAATAATCATTATGATTGACAGATcagttgttatattatttattctacaTCACATTAACACAGAATGGTTGATGTTATTAGTTTCAGCATtaatttaagatgttttttttatcagcAATTGTAGCAGGATGTTGTACAGTTGCTACTTTTGGAGTAATTGCTGCTGGAATTTGCTTTTATAGGTAAGCTAAGCCTTTTTTAGTACTCGTAAAGCAATAACCTCTTGTTCATACAAAAAATCTGCATTATCACTCTTTCTTCAGACACATCATAAGTTCATTCTTCTTTTCACTTATAAAATTCACTGTTTATATTATAGTGGTCCTGGTATAAacattagaatgtttttttttaaactttctttgcaAGTTTCCAAGAAATTGTGGTCTGTAGATATCACTATacttgtttttctattttgtttcaaTTAGGTTTGGTTTATTGATTTTCAtagtttgtataataaattagtttttattttattactaattacaatgtaggtttataataaaatatctatctGGAATGAACGTcaatgaaattcaaataaaaacagattATGATGAACATCCCAGGTTTCAAAAGAAAAGTAAGGCAGCAAGCAATGTAGAGTATCCAGCATATGGAGTGACAGGTCCAGGAAATAAAGAGAAAACTTCTCCTAATGGTGACCGCAAGTTGGCCCATAGTGCACAGATGTATCATTACCAGCATCAGAAACATCAAATGATATCAGTAGAAAAGTGAGAACAAATCTTGAAAAAAGTTTATATTGAGAACACTGTTTTGTTggaattataaaagtttaaagttCCATCATATAAAACAAGAAGGCATAACTGGTAACACTTAAGTAAGAATGAAGTTTCTAATTAgctgtagatgtttttgttttataagcatAAAACATATAGtcagtgttttatattgttaccttgataaaaatgaaatagaaaccctatagtttaagcacttttgaaaggtggacctgggaggttgtctctgaagaagaaaggtctaccttttaAAAGTgtttgggttatagggtttctatttcatttttatcaagaacTTTTTGGACCTATGTGTTTTCAGAACATCATGAATGTTGTTACCTTAGATGCTAGAGATATATTATTAGTAATTCAGTTACATATACGTTTTTGTATTAGCTTTTACTATATTTGTCTCAATTTTTAGTAATTgacattcatatatttttatatgcacATACCCCAAATAGTTTAAATTGATATctgtaacattttcaaatatcatataagctaatttaatgttattatcaACACCCAAAGAAATGGAGAACATATTTAATTTCTAGGCATTATAATTACTTTTCTAAAGTATTCAAGTTGAAAAAAGTTCTTTGTACTAAGAGGTTAGTATGCtttgttattgaatattttttcatGGATACCGTAACTATGTATGGTACTGTTTTCAGAGTCAACTCTTGTAGACTTGCCTCAGCTTCAGATATGGAGTCAGAAGAAGAAAATGATGAGGGTGATTATACAGTCTACGAATGTCCTGGTTTGGCAGTGGTATGCTAAATTTAGTACtttagttattgtattttacatCATCAAAAtgtaatctttattaaatacCTTCTGTTGTCATTgcaaaattttgtattatatgtcAAGCTTTCTGTCTTCTACTTAAACTTAATACTTGAATTTCACATGTTACCAGGTACTCCCACTGATCTTACAGATTGCATTACCTAATAATTAGTCTATGTATATCGCTTTCTCAACACGTATATGCTTCTGATTAACTGAGCTGTAGGTTGAAAGAACTACTTTTGAGTTTACTTTGAAATTGTAAAGTTTTGTATTACTAGCAAATGCTAATCAATTAACCATTTAGTTCAGTTGGTGGAGCATTTGCATGGCGTCTTGAGATGTCTTAGGGGTTGAATTTGAATCCAGGAAAtcataataaatttgaaattaccACAAGAATAACTTGTGTTCAATGTGGGGCGTTGTTAATAATGGaagtatatgatatttttaattagttattaaaaaGTGGCATACTAGACTTGTTAGTGGGTTAACCTTTTAGCTCTGGTATTAGAACACTTGTTTGGTGTGAAAGAGATATCAGGTTGAACTCTGAACCAaggaaatgtaaaaaagaaagagTTTTTTGCTCCTGTAGTCTTGGTTTCAtgtcttttaaaatttatcagtttttattctCTTTGTCCTGAAAGTTGATGGAAAGTAGGCTCAGTTTCCTGATATCTGACAGCTTCTACTACTATGTATTAATTTTCCAGTTTTAGTTTCACTTTCAAAGATTAATGAAAAGATACTTAAACTTACAGTTTTCAAACTAATGTTTTAGAGCTACTTATACATAGATTTAGTACATACCTGTTTGAaccaatttaatgtttatttgaaaaataaattttagtgtaTTTGAAACATCATACTGCACTGTGTTTTACGTTTATCAAGTAAGTagttatgaataaatattatgaGTAGACATACTTAATTTGGAATATAATGCAATAAAAAGTTAATGTAATGTTCTTTCTAATTAAATGTAATAACTGTAACCTGTTTGTTAGTGTTCTCTTCTTGTACtatatgtttcataatttaaattcatCTGTTTCCTAGGCTGAGAGATGGAGGTTCAGAACCCACTTTTCATAGATGAATCTGGACAAACTTTGTCTCATCCACCCAAGGAAAACAACAAGTGACCATCTTAACAATAGATGTGATGGGGAAATTTGAGGGTGTAAATACTTCTTATTCTATAGGTGTTTGGCTTAAGCTAtctcattttaaaatttgatagatagtaaaatattatatacaaaattatttgctGTTACCAATTTTGTTATTGAATCTTTTGCTATGTATTTCTGCCATTGTTATTCTTATACATGTATTGATATATTGTGCTGTGGGTTATTCCTGCCATATATATTTATTGCTCTGCAtatgttttccttcttttttttcttaattgaaCTGATAAGTGACACATGTAGAGCTTAATATCAGTATAAGGTACACACTTATTTTATAGTACAAAATAATGTTGTTgggtaattattaatattttgttcttgatAAATGGTGATACCATTTCTcaaaaaatattgtgttaaagCTGTTTGAATTAACTGTTTTCCTAATTCACTATCAGAAGGCTTAAATTAACCTTTAATCAGtcacataatttttaaacaaggaaatatatACTCATAAAAAATTATCCAATGAAAGCAggtattttaatgtgtatgtatCTAAGTTTTTGTGATGATTGAAGTACTTGTTTCTAGCAGTTAAGGTGATGGTTACTCATAAAACTGTTGCTTGCTTTGTGTAAATTTAATGAGGATAGTACAGCACTAAGAATCTTGaagcattaatttttttctacataaGCCTAACATATAATATCCATATAATGGGTTACCATACGTAAATGAAATGATCTATGTTATTGCTAAAAATCTGAGTACACACCAAATGCTAGATTGCTTATTTGTTCTTAATCACAGtggtattatatatttgtaagttttattgtttttatattgatatgtttatatatttaattaacaatttattttgtgcTACTTTACAACTATACTAGCTCCACCTACATaactaaaattactgttttttatttttttaatagtgtaCGTAGTCTTGTTTTAATGCACTGTTCATAAAATGTTTCTCAAATATCTTCAAAATCCAAATGTTActtataaaaaagaaacttgtaaATATTGTTTCCTTTTGCTGTAAGTTATGaaattttatgtacataaaagaCTGCCAGTTCATAACCATGTGCATTtctaaaatactgtttgttatgtgaaaggttaaaatacaattttaagacGATTAAAAGTGAACAAGaatgtacaataatatatcaaGGTAAATGAATTGATAAGaagtatattttcttatatatttctaaattttaattggCACATTTGTTAACTAGAGGCAAATGACTGATAGTTATTATTAGCTTAAAACGTTTTTTTAGTAAAGcatactattttatttatgtctttACCAAACCTATACAATTTTGCTACCttgaagagaaaatattaaagtacctctaaaattatttattcatcatCTTTGAAATTAGAAATCATTTATCATTTCTGTGATTTATAAACTGGATAtagataaatgttaaaatatactgaAGCAAAGAGTGAATGCTTAGTTTTGATATTCTGaaattacaactaaatataaaacGATTCACTGTATTTTAACTGTCATAGCTGGAAGTAACTTAAAATtcaaggttttttgtttttaagttagatcatttttatatttctcacAAGTATCTgtccattaatacatgatattcaaaacttgaatatttttttaatattgaggTAATTATATAGTTGTGACTAAATCTTGCAAATATAtgcataattttttgtttaatgtgaaacaaaagacaaaaacaaaaacgtgtAGTTATTTAGGCCTATTcctgttattagtagttttacT
Proteins encoded in this window:
- the LOC143251580 gene encoding uncharacterized protein LOC143251580; translated protein: MNVTRRVSLFVMILTGVAIPDMVLSRPAVGNSDSKSGYISFQRGTSSTPEEKISHEMANFPELPSENHYHQYSHMMFSPFLQEEMNENLRRPYMQEKYVEMTNEILEPYKFFLGTHNSNARRFDNFDNNHVVGQISMKIYPPKQVLEVEEEKYLDKTGMLESKRKDVDKIPSNIENWAYLSSQVSELQNNELNVPHKLKESNKLHDYGPGYKETKAKSSVSDIYFVAIVAGCCTVATFGVIAAGICFYRFIIKYLSGMNVNEIQIKTDYDEHPRFQKKSKAASNVEYPAYGVTGPGNKEKTSPNGDRKLAHSAQMYHYQHQKHQMISVEKVNSCRLASASDMESEEENDEGDYTVYECPGLAVVC